Proteins encoded in a region of the Desulfovermiculus halophilus DSM 18834 genome:
- a CDS encoding ASKHA domain-containing protein yields the protein MPDTSTGSQSTSPRWVYTVHLDQPSFEDNTADVDRLLRELRRRSGWHNLTCDLEWMNELPSMLRDSGFALRCTLFSDGVSAVLTGAAPAGEDRPALGLAVDLGTTRYVLQLIDLASGQALGKMDRANPQGEIGPDILTRIHHAARSEGLEQLQDMLIRDMNQAVEELCAEQGVSSQAVHNVALAGNTAMTHLFLGLDPRWMIREPYIPVVNDPGLVRAQALGLAIHPRARVYCFPNIGSYFGGDLLAGIVFSGLDVRDEPTLLVDVGTNAEVILGNKDWLIACAGAAGPALEGGVSKIGAQAGPGIIDSVQIDPESLDIEVHSIEELPPAGICGSGIIDLAAQMFMAGLLDFRGKMVPERAPELFVQEDGIWNFRLVPARESGTGADLLIGQPEIDSLVRSKAAMFTILETLVGSVGIGFEEIGAFFVAGTFGNFIKPDSAIGIGMLPDLPRGLFQSLGNSSLGGGVRLLQDPEAISRVKKARERITYLELNVNQAFMNQFSAAKFLPHTERSKFPSVRIPS from the coding sequence ATGCCAGATACCTCTACCGGTTCCCAGAGCACATCCCCAAGGTGGGTGTATACCGTCCATCTTGATCAGCCCTCTTTTGAGGACAATACCGCAGATGTTGACCGTCTGCTGCGTGAGCTGCGCCGCAGAAGCGGCTGGCACAATCTGACCTGCGATTTGGAGTGGATGAACGAGCTCCCCTCCATGTTGCGGGACAGCGGATTCGCCCTCAGGTGTACCCTGTTTTCCGACGGCGTGAGCGCAGTTCTGACCGGAGCGGCCCCGGCCGGAGAAGATCGGCCCGCACTTGGTCTGGCTGTGGATCTGGGCACAACCCGGTATGTCCTGCAACTCATAGACCTTGCCTCCGGCCAAGCCCTGGGGAAGATGGACCGGGCCAATCCCCAGGGGGAGATCGGCCCGGACATCTTGACCCGCATTCATCATGCGGCCAGGTCAGAAGGGCTTGAACAGCTCCAGGACATGCTGATCCGGGACATGAATCAGGCTGTTGAGGAGCTGTGCGCGGAGCAAGGCGTGTCCAGCCAGGCAGTACATAATGTTGCTCTGGCCGGGAATACGGCCATGACCCATCTTTTCTTGGGCCTGGATCCGAGGTGGATGATCCGCGAGCCGTACATCCCGGTGGTCAACGACCCGGGCCTGGTTCGGGCCCAGGCCCTGGGGCTCGCGATCCATCCCCGGGCCAGGGTGTATTGCTTTCCCAATATCGGGAGCTATTTCGGCGGAGATCTTCTGGCCGGCATCGTCTTTTCCGGACTGGACGTCAGGGACGAGCCCACCTTGCTGGTGGATGTGGGAACCAATGCCGAGGTCATCCTGGGAAACAAAGATTGGCTCATCGCCTGCGCAGGGGCGGCCGGACCGGCCCTGGAAGGGGGGGTGAGCAAGATCGGGGCCCAGGCCGGCCCTGGGATCATCGATTCGGTGCAAATTGATCCGGAGAGCCTGGACATTGAGGTGCACAGCATAGAGGAGCTTCCCCCGGCCGGGATCTGCGGCTCCGGGATCATCGATCTGGCGGCCCAGATGTTTATGGCCGGACTGTTGGATTTCCGGGGGAAAATGGTCCCGGAGCGGGCACCGGAGCTCTTCGTGCAGGAGGACGGGATCTGGAATTTTAGGCTGGTACCGGCCCGGGAATCGGGAACAGGTGCGGATCTGCTCATTGGACAGCCGGAAATAGACAGCCTGGTCAGGTCCAAGGCGGCCATGTTCACCATCCTGGAGACCTTGGTCGGATCCGTGGGTATCGGGTTTGAAGAGATAGGCGCTTTTTTTGTGGCCGGGACGTTCGGCAATTTCATTAAGCCGGATTCAGCCATCGGCATCGGCATGCTTCCGGACCTGCCGCGGGGGCTGTTTCAATCCCTGGGCAACAGCTCCCTGGGCGGGGGCGTCCGCTTGCTCCAGGATCCGGAAGCGATCTCCCGGGTCAAGAAGGCCCGGGAGCGGATCACCTACCTGGAGCTGAACGTCAACCAGGCATTCATGAATCAGTTCAGCGCCGCAAAATTTTTGCCCCATACCGAACGGTCCAAGTTTCCTTCGGTGCGGATTCCGTCCTGA